One stretch of Limnohabitans sp. DNA includes these proteins:
- a CDS encoding general secretion pathway protein C: MFQSPVSQFQQRRLDILTAVIWLVAFATAVFWVLAFPRAQEGGAQGAVPVTAASVGPVSDASAQSARVWGVATAAPQVSMGLSARFQLWGVVASASGQGSALISVDGLPPKAFRVEQVVSEGVALLNLGPRQASLGPQGGGVGTFTLSLQGQDQAL; encoded by the coding sequence ATGTTTCAATCTCCCGTTTCCCAATTCCAGCAACGTCGACTCGACATTTTGACGGCCGTGATTTGGTTGGTGGCCTTTGCTACAGCGGTGTTTTGGGTCTTGGCTTTTCCACGAGCACAAGAAGGGGGCGCTCAGGGGGCAGTGCCGGTGACTGCTGCCAGCGTGGGTCCGGTCTCAGACGCCTCGGCCCAAAGCGCCCGTGTTTGGGGTGTTGCCACTGCGGCCCCGCAAGTGAGCATGGGCCTGTCGGCGCGTTTTCAGTTGTGGGGCGTGGTGGCCAGTGCTTCCGGCCAAGGCAGCGCCTTGATTTCGGTCGATGGGCTGCCGCCCAAGGCTTTTCGTGTGGAACAAGTGGTCAGTGAGGGTGTGGCCCTGCTCAACCTGGGTCCGAGGCAGGCCAGTCTGGGCCCTCAGGGCGGGGGTGTAGGGACATTCACCTTGTCCTTGCAGGGTCAGGACCAAGCCCTTTGA
- a CDS encoding DUF3299 domain-containing protein, whose protein sequence is MNTRTTVLVGLSFLSGGLLSQAMAQSVRETARELVPQIQPALSSEAPPLGASAPAAVRTLTWEQLIPAGWDPFKELKALNLDSLKDNDPRAEEALKKIRKMWDNAPINPSVLGLSVRLPGYVVPLEDLPEGMKEFLLVPYFGACIHSPPPPANQIVHVVLAKPAKRLRLMDVVWVTGPLSATQTDSHMGVASYRIEARQVAPYNEKKR, encoded by the coding sequence ATGAACACCCGAACAACCGTATTGGTGGGCTTGAGCTTCTTGAGTGGCGGGCTGTTAAGCCAGGCCATGGCCCAAAGTGTGCGCGAGACCGCCCGCGAACTGGTGCCGCAGATTCAACCCGCGCTGTCGTCTGAAGCGCCGCCGCTGGGTGCCAGCGCCCCAGCAGCGGTACGTACCCTGACATGGGAGCAATTGATTCCTGCGGGTTGGGACCCTTTCAAGGAACTCAAGGCTTTGAACCTGGATTCACTCAAAGACAACGACCCCAGGGCCGAAGAGGCACTCAAAAAAATACGCAAGATGTGGGACAACGCCCCCATTAACCCATCTGTACTGGGACTGTCTGTTCGCCTGCCCGGCTATGTGGTGCCGCTGGAAGACCTGCCAGAGGGGATGAAAGAATTTTTGTTGGTGCCCTACTTTGGCGCATGCATCCATTCGCCTCCGCCCCCGGCCAACCAAATCGTTCACGTGGTGCTCGCCAAACCCGCCAAACGCTTGCGTCTGATGGATGTGGTTTGGGTGACTGGCCCCCTGAGCGCCACCCAAACCGATTCGCACATGGGGGTGGCCAGTTACCGCATCGAAGCCCGGCAAGTAGCGCCCTACAACGAGAAAAAACGCTGA
- a CDS encoding transcriptional regulator has protein sequence MPLANALFTDRRSRLFRWLFGLPERSFHLNELLRLTQLGSASLQQELKHLTEAGIVRAERVGNLRIFQANPDSPVFKDLVSLTRKTVGMQALLTRALLPIKHKLAKACIYGSVAQQTDTAASDIDLLLVGDGLSLSEVLQCLGDLESELGRKINPNCYTQQEFAIRQADPSSFVNKVLQKSVLDLLEEKFG, from the coding sequence ATGCCGCTGGCCAATGCCTTGTTCACAGACCGCCGCTCCCGCCTTTTTCGGTGGTTGTTTGGCCTGCCTGAACGTTCTTTCCACCTCAACGAGCTGCTTCGGCTGACTCAGCTGGGCAGCGCATCTCTGCAACAAGAACTGAAACATCTGACCGAAGCCGGAATTGTTCGGGCAGAGCGCGTTGGAAATTTGAGGATTTTTCAGGCCAATCCTGACAGCCCTGTGTTCAAAGACTTGGTCTCACTGACCCGCAAAACGGTTGGCATGCAAGCACTTTTGACGCGAGCACTATTGCCCATCAAACACAAACTGGCGAAAGCATGCATTTATGGGTCAGTGGCTCAACAAACTGACACGGCTGCCAGCGACATTGACCTGCTGCTGGTCGGCGATGGCTTGAGCTTGTCAGAAGTGCTTCAATGCTTGGGCGACTTGGAGTCTGAGTTGGGAAGGAAAATCAACCCCAACTGCTACACACAGCAAGAATTTGCCATTCGGCAGGCGGACCCCAGTTCGTTTGTGAACAAAGTTTTGCAAAAATCCGTCCTCGATTTACTGGAAGAGAAATTTGGCTGA
- a CDS encoding prepilin-type N-terminal cleavage/methylation domain-containing protein — MIQGMQNPAPTLNHPAARHQRGFTLIELMVVLAIIGVLAAP; from the coding sequence ATGATTCAAGGCATGCAAAACCCAGCCCCCACCTTGAACCACCCCGCTGCCCGCCACCAACGCGGCTTTACCCTGATCGAGCTGATGGTCGTGCTGGCCATCATTGGCGTGTTGGCCGCGCCGTGA
- a CDS encoding 5'-nucleotidase, with product MPASLEGQLVVAISSRALFDFEEENRVFEQGDDRAYMQLQLGRLHAPAKPGVAFSLVRKLLAFNTAEAQRVEVVILSRNDPVSGMRVFRSAQHYGLPIQRGSFTRGQPPWRYLKPLNANLFLSAHLSDVRAALEAGVPAAQVYPHSALASEAHPHEVRIAFDGDAVLFSDEAERVFQAEGLSAFQAHERDKAGQPLLAGPFKPLLEALHRLQQAGTPSMRIRTALVTARSAPAHERAIRTLMDWNIEVDEAMFLGGLPKGEFLREFEPDFFFDDQTGHIESAARHVPSGHVASGVSNTG from the coding sequence ATGCCCGCATCTCTTGAAGGCCAGTTGGTGGTGGCGATTTCGTCGCGGGCCTTGTTCGACTTCGAGGAAGAAAACCGGGTGTTTGAACAAGGCGACGACCGCGCTTACATGCAACTGCAGTTGGGCCGTCTGCATGCGCCCGCCAAGCCGGGCGTGGCGTTTTCGTTGGTGCGCAAGCTGCTGGCCTTCAACACCGCCGAGGCCCAGCGGGTGGAGGTGGTGATCCTGTCACGCAATGACCCGGTTTCGGGCATGCGGGTGTTCCGCTCGGCGCAGCATTACGGGCTGCCCATCCAGCGCGGCAGCTTCACGCGGGGGCAGCCCCCTTGGCGTTACCTCAAGCCCCTGAACGCCAACCTTTTTTTGTCGGCGCATTTGTCGGATGTGCGGGCGGCGCTCGAAGCGGGTGTGCCAGCGGCGCAGGTTTACCCGCATTCGGCTTTGGCGTCGGAGGCGCACCCGCATGAAGTGCGCATCGCCTTTGACGGTGATGCCGTGTTGTTTTCGGATGAAGCCGAGCGGGTGTTTCAGGCCGAGGGTTTGTCGGCGTTCCAGGCGCACGAGCGGGACAAGGCTGGCCAACCTTTGCTGGCAGGCCCCTTCAAACCGCTGCTCGAAGCCTTGCATCGGCTGCAACAGGCCGGCACCCCATCGATGCGCATCCGCACCGCGCTGGTGACCGCGCGCAGCGCCCCGGCGCACGAGCGCGCCATCCGCACCCTGATGGACTGGAACATCGAGGTCGACGAGGCGATGTTTTTGGGAGGCTTGCCCAAGGGCGAGTTCCTGCGGGAGTTCGAGCCCGACTTTTTCTTTGACGATCAAACGGGCCACATCGAATCGGCCGCCCGGCATGTGCCATCCGGCCATGTGGCTTCGGGCGTTTCCAACACCGGATGA
- a CDS encoding ABC transporter permease, whose protein sequence is MNSLWRMARQSTWNRRSTLVWVVVSLALATALLWTLERLRHDIRNSFSQSVSGVDLIVGSRSSPVQLLLFSVFHIGSVPQSMSMDSVHALARHRSVSWVVPLSLGDSHRGFPVLGTTPAFFQHFAYGDKQPLVLRQGAVFADTLDGLYEAVIGAEVARQMGYGLDQSITLSHGLHEHDHADESQDDHADKPFKVVGILAPTGTPVDRTVHVSLQALEALHLDWVAGAPMPGGHIPAEQARKFKLEPEEVTAALVGLKTRAAVFNVQRFVNFYEDEALMAVMPGVALGELWSVLGVGENALLAVSALVALVSVVSLMAVVLAGLNERRRELAVLRAVGAGPRHVLALLTLEGLWVTCAGVLVGVLLAQVGMTWLTPWLQQSLGIRLQWAAPLPTQMGLAAAVLCAGWLASLGPAWRAYRMSLADGLSPRV, encoded by the coding sequence CTGTGGCGCATGGCCAGGCAAAGCACCTGGAATCGGCGCAGCACCTTGGTGTGGGTTGTGGTGTCTCTGGCTCTGGCGACGGCCTTGCTCTGGACGCTGGAGCGCTTGCGCCACGACATACGCAACAGTTTTTCCCAGTCGGTCAGTGGAGTCGATCTCATTGTGGGGTCGCGCAGCAGCCCGGTACAGCTACTGCTGTTCTCGGTCTTCCACATCGGCAGCGTGCCGCAAAGCATGTCCATGGACAGTGTGCACGCCCTGGCGCGACACCGCTCGGTCTCATGGGTGGTGCCCCTGAGTCTGGGTGATTCGCATCGGGGATTTCCGGTGCTGGGCACCACGCCCGCTTTTTTTCAACACTTTGCTTACGGTGACAAACAGCCCTTGGTCTTGCGCCAAGGCGCGGTATTTGCAGACACCCTGGATGGTTTGTACGAAGCGGTGATTGGTGCCGAGGTGGCCCGTCAAATGGGCTATGGCCTGGACCAAAGCATCACCTTGTCGCACGGCTTGCACGAACATGACCATGCCGATGAGTCACAAGATGACCATGCCGACAAACCGTTCAAGGTGGTGGGCATCCTGGCGCCTACCGGCACCCCGGTGGACCGCACCGTGCATGTCAGTTTGCAAGCCCTGGAGGCGCTGCATCTGGATTGGGTGGCTGGTGCCCCCATGCCGGGTGGGCACATTCCTGCAGAGCAGGCACGGAAATTCAAGCTCGAGCCCGAAGAAGTCACCGCCGCTTTGGTTGGCTTGAAAACCCGTGCAGCGGTTTTCAATGTACAGCGATTTGTCAACTTTTACGAAGACGAGGCCCTGATGGCGGTGATGCCCGGTGTGGCCCTGGGTGAGTTGTGGTCCGTGCTGGGCGTGGGTGAAAACGCTTTGCTGGCGGTGTCTGCGCTGGTGGCTTTGGTGAGTGTGGTCTCGCTCATGGCGGTGGTGCTGGCTGGTCTCAATGAGCGCCGCCGCGAATTGGCTGTGCTGCGCGCCGTGGGTGCGGGGCCGCGCCATGTGTTGGCCTTGCTCACGCTCGAGGGCTTGTGGGTCACCTGTGCCGGGGTGTTGGTCGGGGTGTTGTTGGCCCAAGTAGGGATGACATGGCTGACCCCATGGTTGCAGCAGTCGCTGGGTATTCGTTTGCAATGGGCAGCGCCATTGCCCACCCAGATGGGGTTGGCGGCTGCGGTGTTGTGTGCAGGGTGGCTCGCCAGTCTGGGTCCGGCTTGGCGCGCCTATCGCATGTCCTTGGCTGATGGCTTGTCGCCGCGGGTATGA
- the ilvA gene encoding threonine ammonia-lyase, biosynthetic, with protein sequence MTTPHLQPADYLIKILNAKVYDVATESALETAKNLSKRLGNQVLLKREDQQPVHSFKLRGAYNKMAHLSPEQLKKGVICASAGNHAQGVALSASRLGTRAIIVMPTTTPQVKIDAVKGFGGEVVLFGDSYSDAYNHSLALQKKQGLTFVHPFDDPDVIAGQGTIAMEMLRQHPGPLDAVFVAIGGGGLISGVANYIKAVRPGVKVIGVQMNDSDAMIQSVAAQKRVTLADVGLFSDGTAVKLVGEETFRVASNLVDAYMTVDTDAVCAAIKDVFVDTRSIVEPAGALAVAAIKQYVATHKCKGQTFAAILCGANMNFDRLRFVAERADVGEEKEALFAVTIPEERGSFKRFLELIGSLPGGPRNVTEFNYRMSDSDKAHVFLGLSTHGKGESGKITAKFNKQQFKAIDLSHDELAKEHIRHMVGGHSALSQDERLLRFEFPERPGALLKFLSLMRPGWNISLFHYRNQGADYGRILVGLQVPAKDDKAFKKFLQALGYPYAEETDNPVYRLFLRA encoded by the coding sequence ATGACCACCCCACACCTCCAACCCGCTGATTACCTGATCAAAATTCTCAACGCCAAGGTCTATGACGTGGCGACCGAGTCCGCCTTGGAAACGGCCAAAAACCTGTCCAAGCGCTTGGGCAACCAGGTGCTTTTGAAGCGCGAAGACCAGCAACCGGTGCACAGCTTCAAGCTGCGCGGGGCTTACAACAAGATGGCGCACCTGAGTCCTGAGCAGCTCAAAAAGGGCGTGATCTGCGCATCAGCCGGCAACCACGCGCAAGGCGTGGCGCTCAGCGCCAGCCGCTTGGGCACGCGCGCCATCATCGTCATGCCCACCACCACGCCGCAGGTCAAGATCGATGCGGTCAAAGGCTTTGGCGGCGAGGTGGTCTTGTTTGGCGACAGCTATTCAGACGCCTACAACCACTCGCTGGCGCTTCAGAAAAAGCAGGGCCTCACGTTTGTGCACCCCTTTGACGACCCGGACGTGATCGCGGGCCAAGGTACGATTGCCATGGAAATGCTGCGCCAGCACCCAGGGCCGCTGGATGCGGTGTTTGTGGCCATTGGCGGCGGTGGCCTGATCAGCGGCGTGGCCAACTACATCAAGGCGGTGCGTCCAGGCGTCAAGGTGATTGGCGTGCAGATGAACGACTCGGATGCCATGATTCAGTCGGTGGCCGCTCAAAAGCGCGTGACATTGGCCGATGTGGGCCTGTTCTCGGACGGCACGGCCGTGAAACTGGTGGGCGAAGAGACCTTCCGCGTGGCCAGCAATTTGGTGGACGCCTACATGACGGTGGACACCGATGCGGTGTGCGCGGCCATCAAGGATGTGTTTGTGGACACCCGCTCGATCGTGGAGCCCGCAGGCGCGCTGGCCGTGGCGGCCATCAAGCAATACGTGGCCACGCACAAATGCAAGGGCCAGACCTTTGCGGCCATCTTGTGCGGTGCCAACATGAACTTTGACCGCCTGCGCTTTGTGGCCGAGCGGGCCGATGTGGGCGAAGAAAAAGAAGCGCTGTTTGCCGTCACCATTCCGGAAGAGCGCGGCAGCTTCAAACGCTTTTTGGAGCTGATCGGCAGCCTGCCCGGTGGCCCGCGCAATGTGACCGAGTTCAACTACCGAATGAGCGACTCGGACAAGGCCCATGTTTTTTTGGGCCTGAGCACGCACGGCAAAGGCGAAAGCGGCAAGATCACCGCCAAGTTCAACAAGCAGCAGTTCAAAGCCATTGACCTGTCGCACGACGAGCTGGCCAAAGAGCACATCCGCCACATGGTGGGCGGGCATTCGGCCCTGTCACAAGACGAACGCTTGCTGCGCTTTGAGTTCCCCGAACGCCCGGGCGCGTTGCTGAAGTTTTTGAGCCTGATGCGTCCAGGCTGGAACATCTCTTTGTTCCACTACCGCAACCAGGGTGCCGATTACGGTCGCATTTTGGTGGGCTTGCAGGTTCCCGCCAAAGACGACAAAGCCTTTAAAAAGTTCTTGCAAGCGCTGGGGTATCCGTATGCGGAAGAGACCGACAATCCGGTTTATCGCTTGTTTTTGCGGGCTTGA